The Tessaracoccus aquimaris sequence CGGGATACCGAACGCAAGGTACGGGAGGATCAGGCCCATCTTCGAGTCGAGCAGGTCCAGGGTCAGCATGGTGTTGAACAGCGGCCCGAGCCCGATCTGCACGGGAACCATGGAGCCGATCGCAATGAAACCGAGGAGCGCCTTGCTCCGCCTGAATCGCAGCCGCGCCAGGGCGAAGGCGCAGGCGGCCGACAGCAGCAGGCCCATTGGCACCTTGATGACGGCGATGAGCATGCTGTTGAGCCCTGTGATGCCAAGCTTGCCGATCTCGAATGCCCGGACGTAGTTCGACCAGTCCCACTGCTGAGGAAGTGCCCATGCCGGGTTCTGGTTGATGTCCGCATTCGATTTGACGGAGGTGAGGAACATGATGAGGAACGGGAGCGCCCACAACAGGGATGTGACGACAAGGGAGATCCACAGCGCGAGCCCTGGGAAGTCGACTCGTCGACGACGCCGCGCCCCGCCCTTTTCCAGCGTGAGACCTTCAGAAATCGCGGATGCAGTCACTTGTCCTGTCCCTTCAGCGACCAGAGCATGTAGGGCACGACCAGTGCCAACGAGATGACGAGAAGCACTGTGGCAACCGCGCCGCCCGCCCCGAACTGATGGTTGGCGAACGACTGGGTGTACGACCACAGCGCGAGCACCTGGGTCGACTGCGCGGGTCCACCACCGGTCATGCCCACGATCAGGTCGAAGACCTTCAGCGAGTTGATGATCGTCAGAATGACCACGACGACCGTGGTGGGCTTCAGAGCCGGCAGCGTCACGTTGCGGAACACCTGGAGGGCATTGGCGCCGTCGATCTTGGCCGCCTCGACGAGTTCCTGAGGGACCGACTGCAGCCCGGCCAGGAACAACACGAGGGGAAACCCGACCGCTTGCCAGATGGACGCGACGAAGACCGAGTAGATCGCGATCTTCGGGTCTCCCAACCAGGTCTGCGCCCAGCTTCCCAGCCCAACCTGCTCGAGCGCCTGATTGACGAGGCCGAGGGTCGGGTTGTAGATCCAGCGCCACATGGCTGCGACGGTGATCGAGGCGAACACGGAGGGGATGTAGAAGATCGACCGCATCAGGTTGCGCCCCGCCATCTGACGGTTCAGACCGAGCGCGAGGAGCAGCCCAAGCACCATCGGAACCGCCAAGGTGAGGATCACCCAGAAGATCGTGTTGCGGGCTGCCGTCCAGAAGACCGGGTCCGCTGTGAACATGCGGACGTAGTTGGCAAGGCCCACGAACTCGGGCACATCCGTCCTGAATCCCGACCACTTGAAGAACGACAGCCTCACCGAGTCGAGCATCGGGTAGACGAGGAAGTAGAGGTAGAGGAGGAGGGCAGGGGCGAGGTACGGCAGTGCCGTGACCAAGCGTCGGGGCTTTCGCGCACGCTGAGCGGTCTGCGGGGTGCCCGACGGGGGCGACTGGGTTTCTGTTGCCATCGTGAGTCTCCTTCCTGGGCGGGGAATCCCCCGCCCAGGTGCGAGTGGA is a genomic window containing:
- a CDS encoding carbohydrate ABC transporter permease — protein: MATETQSPPSGTPQTAQRARKPRRLVTALPYLAPALLLYLYFLVYPMLDSVRLSFFKWSGFRTDVPEFVGLANYVRMFTADPVFWTAARNTIFWVILTLAVPMVLGLLLALGLNRQMAGRNLMRSIFYIPSVFASITVAAMWRWIYNPTLGLVNQALEQVGLGSWAQTWLGDPKIAIYSVFVASIWQAVGFPLVLFLAGLQSVPQELVEAAKIDGANALQVFRNVTLPALKPTTVVVVILTIINSLKVFDLIVGMTGGGPAQSTQVLALWSYTQSFANHQFGAGGAVATVLLVISLALVVPYMLWSLKGQDK
- a CDS encoding carbohydrate ABC transporter permease: MTASAISEGLTLEKGGARRRRRVDFPGLALWISLVVTSLLWALPFLIMFLTSVKSNADINQNPAWALPQQWDWSNYVRAFEIGKLGITGLNSMLIAVIKVPMGLLLSAACAFALARLRFRRSKALLGFIAIGSMVPVQIGLGPLFNTMLTLDLLDSKMGLILPYLAFGIPYQIFVLYGFFRAIPDELEESARMDGASTFRIFWQVILPLAKPALAALFILDFVATWNEYAMATTLLRSQGNWTVPLAVQSFSTQWGTEYGPLNAFIIMSAIPVLIVYLMFQRYFVSGALAGAVKG